The Candidatus Binatia bacterium sequence GTGCGTGAAGCGCGTGACCAAATCGAGCTTTCCGTTTGCGATACGGGCATTGGCATCCCCCCGCAAGAGATCAACCACATCTTCGAGCCGTTCCGCCAGGCTGACGGCTCCTCCACGCGCCTCTTCGGCGGGGTGGGGCTCGGCTTGGCCATTGTGTCGCGCAACCTCAAGTTGTTGGACGGTCGGATCGAGGTGGAAAGCGAAATCGGCAAGGGGTCCAGGTTTCGGGTGTGTATCCCTCGCAGCATTGCTGGTGGTGGCGCGAGGGCGTGATCATGCTACACGAGGCGAGATGCTTTTGCCGATCCAACAGCGCAGACGCGACGCGCGCGGCCCTCGCGTGGCTTGTTATCAGTGCTTCAAGCCACAGGTCACGTGCATCTGCGCTTCGATCGAGCCAGTCGCGAACCAGACCGGCATCATCATCCTCCAGCACCCGCGCGAACGCTTCCATGCCATCGGCTCGGTGCGCATCGCGCAGTTGGCGCTAGCCAAGATTCACGTCGAACCATGCACGCCGTGGGCGGACGGCTCCGGCTTGCGCGCGCAGCTACCAGCACTGACGGCGTTGCTGTATCCGGCGGCCGGCGCGCGCGAGCTGACGACATTGCCCATCGAGGAGCGGCCGCGGCATCTGGTGATCCTCGACGGCACGTGGTTTCACGCCAAGAAGATCTACGACGCGCATCAGTGGCTGCGCGACCTGCCGCATGTGAGCCTGACGCCGAGCGAACCCAGCCGCTACCGCGTCCGTCGTCAGCCCAAGGAGCGCTGCCTCGCGACGGTCGAAGCGATCGTGTGCGCGCTGCGTTTCCTCGAGCCGCAGACTCGCGGTCTTGACGGTCTTCTCCGCAGTTTTGCGGCGATGGTCGACCAGCAAGCTGCGTACACTACCGCCGCGACGCGGCGCGCGAGGTGATGGATGATCCGGGGCCGCGGATACGAGCCGGACGGCCCCAAGCAGGCGGCCGGCCGCGCTTGCGCTCGCCTCTGCTTCGGGCTGTACTGCTGTAGCCATGCGATTCGAGAAGGTCACACGCGCATCGGCATCAGCGGCGGCGTTCGCCACGCTGCTGCTGATGCCGGGATGCATCGCGCCGCCCCACTTGGGCAAGGACGAGGGCCGGGCGGCGGTCGTCTGGCAGCATGAGGGCCGCGGTTCGCCCGATGCGCCGGCCTCGGCTGCGCCCGCCGAGAAGAACAGCGAGCGCGAGCTGCTGGCCGAACTCGACGTAGCAGAACGGAAGGGTGCCGACGAGCTCACTTTGGCCGCTACCCTCTACCGCCTCGCCATCCTGCGCCGGCAGCAGGGCGAGTTTGCCGAGGCCGAGCGGTTGTACCGGCGGGCGCTGGAGATTCGCGAGCGAACACAAGG is a genomic window containing:
- a CDS encoding tRNA-uridine aminocarboxypropyltransferase, with product MACYQCFKPQVTCICASIEPVANQTGIIILQHPRERFHAIGSVRIAQLALAKIHVEPCTPWADGSGLRAQLPALTALLYPAAGARELTTLPIEERPRHLVILDGTWFHAKKIYDAHQWLRDLPHVSLTPSEPSRYRVRRQPKERCLATVEAIVCALRFLEPQTRGLDGLLRSFAAMVDQQAAYTTAATRRAR